TCTAGATCGCCAATCAGTGAACCATCCGACTTCACCTGTCATTTGTAGAGATTTTCAGGACCACATTGCACAAAACTAATGACACCATTGTAGTCAACGAAATCATTGTTACGGTGGCACATGGATATTAGCTGCAAACCTTCAGCCAATAAAACTCCGTTGGGTCTTTGACTCCCCAAGATGGAAGCAATTCCTCCTCAACAAATCTTCGCAGTTTCTCCCGATTTGTAATCCACAAAACTACAAGAGCTCCAGCTGGATGTGCAAGTTCTTGAACTGGAAGATACAACAAATTTCTATTGGGAAGTGTAGGATACCTAGGGCATAAATTGTTTAATAAATGAACTGCAATTCATAAAAGTGCTTAGCCGACAGTGCATAAATGGGATTATTATAATTAGAAAGATGACAACAATAGACAAGATGGATCCGTTTTAGTCCAAGAACATTTAGTTTTCATGAAACTACCAACAAgtcccccgcaaaaaaaaagaaagaaactacCAACAAGCATATCCCCAAATCGGGTTTTATTACAGGAGAACATGATAGCAGCACACATGGTTCATGGTCAGTGTATCATAAAGACCTGTAAATAATAGGACACCCAAAGATACATATGAAAGAAGGCTTCAAGAAATAAGAAATGCTGTAATTACAAATGCAATACTCAGGAATAGTAAGAAAAGAACCATGCGTTATAGGTCAGATATCACATAGCTGTGCTAACATTCAAGCATAGTGATCCAGAGGTTAACTACTACCTCTGATTCTAAATGTAAGACATTCTGGCAGTTCAAATTGAACTGCCAAAGCATCTTACatttaggaacagagggtgtagttAATTAAAAAAGAGAGGCAGAAAGTTAACAATTCAGTGTAGTTTAACTAAGGCATGCCACAAATAAACACAAAGGAGAAATACAGGAAAGTTGGCCATCAATAAGCCTGGACAATCTAAAGTTTCGCTTACTtggcagaagaagaagaaagaaagagtTAACTTACGCTTCTTTCTGGCGAACACATCCATTCTCCCAAGGTGGGTCAATAACTATAAGGTTGTACCCTGTATTAGGATTATCTGGAGAAAGACGACATCATCCACAAAATAAACGAATTAAGTACATGTGCCAACACAACCTTAACAAGCACAGCAAGATCTATAACACATATAAAAACATTTTTATGCTACATTCCACATACCAGgaatgagatcacgaacatgtgTGAAGTCGGTCTTCAGTTTATGTATCATCAGCATCATGCCAAAAAAAGAGCGTTAAGTATGGACTGTGTTCACTTAGATGAAATTAGATGAGACACCTGCACTAAAGAATGATTAACTCACCGTCATGAAGCAACTTCCTTTTGGTAAAACATAAAGTCTACCCTGAAATTCTCCTTCTGCCTCACCGTTTTCTTCAACACGGACTACTCTATTAAACAATGGACTGGATCTCTTTTGGACATCACAGGTACctaaaacatggtaaagaaggaCTTTATGCACTTATGCATCATATGCACCAAGAAGTACTCATACAATTTTTGGTTTGATTATTTTACCGGCCTCGTCCTGACCAAGAGGCTTCTGAAAGCAAATAGTCATCTCGTAGAAAGGTGCTCGCCATGAGCccccaagctcaacaaaattgttCTCAGAACTAGTTTCAAGCTCTGGCCTGCATTCATCTCCCTTGATCATACCCGGAAGGTATTCCAGTAGATATTTCGCATCGAGGAGTGAATTATGCGCGCTAATTAGCAAAGGCCTTGCTTCCTAGCAAATGGAGCACCACAAAAGATCCAAACATTACATCAAAATACCTGTAGAACACTACTCACCCTATTTCTCTACCAATTGGTATAGGCACACTAGACTGTTTCACGAACAGCCCTAATAAGACACCAGATGTTAATAACAGCTACTCTCTAAAAATTCCTAGAAAAATGGCAATCCCAAATTTCTTGTTTGCTCATGACAGTATTAAACGTTTTCTAGTTTATACTGTCGTTGCTGCGTATGAGCCAAATGTAAAGTTCTTGTCACTAACGAGGAATTAGCAGAGCACAACCCTTTTCATTGATTCAGCTCTTACCTAATACTACCATACTACTAGAAGAAGTAAACATCAGTAAATGAGAAAACACGAATCTAAACCAATGTGTCACATCGTCACCTGGTGCCGCGCTTCTGCGATCCGCTCCACGGCGTTGAGTTCCCGGGCCTTCGTCTGGCGCTTCCGCTTGCGCTTCTTCCGGTCGGGAGACGGCGCCGTCCCCTCGGCCTGCGCTTCGCCTCCCTGCCGCGACGGGCCGAAGCTCCGGGAGTAGTACGCCGACGGGACGAGGCGGAAGCGCCGGTAGGATTCGCCGAGGAGGCGCACCGGGTCGACGAAGGCGGCGCGAGAGCCCGCGAGGCGGTAGATCCCCGTGGCCTCCAGCGACCGGAGCTCGTCGGAGGCGTCCATCGGAGAGGCGCCGCCGCGGCGTAGGGGTTAGGGTCGGGAGGGGAGGGGATCTCGGCCGCAGGGTAGGGGTTTAATCCCAGCAGCTTAGCCCGTGGGTCCCACTTGCCAGAGAAACCAGCGGCCTGCGAACTGGCAGTGTCGCCGTCCACATAAACGGAGCGAAGCAAACGAACCCCCCGCGAAATCTTCAAACCCCACCGCGACCGCCATGCCAATTTCGCTGCTCCTCTCCGCTCCCCTCCCctgcccgccgccgcctctcctccGCCACGGCTGCCGGCGGGTCCCGGCCCCCCTCCGCGCCTCCCACCTGCCTCCGCCGCTCCGCGTGGCCCTCGGCACCGCccgtggcggcggtggcgggcggcTGCCCGTAGAGACGCGGTGCGCGCGGGCGGCCGCGGCGGTTGCGGTTTCAGGGGGAGGAGGCGATGCTGGGACGGGGATCACCGCCGCGGCGGCGGCCACCGTGGCGCTCGCGGTGATGAACCGGGTGCTGTACAAGCTTGCGCTCGTGCCCATGAAGAATTACCCCTTCTTCCTCGCGCAAGTTCTCACGTTTGGGTAAGTTTGATGCTTCCAAGGACATCTAAGCTCAATTCCAGCGAAATTTACATTCGGTGCTACGGGCTATAAAACAACGTGCAACCCTTTCAGAGTTCCGTACCAACTGAATGCATGTGTAACTTCTTTTTGCGCATCCTTTTTGTACACTGATTTCTGTGAAGTCAATGCACAAACCGATTTCCTGAGTGCTCCTCGTGTACTTCCTAATTTCTGCAGGTATGTTGTAGTGTACTTCTCTATTCTCTTCGTAAGATATCAGGCCGGTATTGTCACTAAAGAAATGCTAGCGCTTCCAAAATCGCGCTTCATGTTAATTGGACTGCTAGAAGCAATGGGTGTTGCTTCAGGCATGGCTGCTGCAGGTGATTACTGATAGTGATTTTCGTACTTTACTTTCAGaattaagtatttcaaatgcacttcttaacagctactccctccattcctaattAGTTGACTCAGATTTGTccagatacggatgtatctagacatgttttagtgttagatatatccgtatctagacaaatctaagacaactAATTTAGGATGGAGGTAATACATTACTTGAACTATGGTTTCTTCACAATTCAGAACATAACTACAATGAGTTCTGTATTTGCATTTTGTCTATGCTCACAGCTATGTTGCCTGGGCCATCTATTCCAGTGCTGTCTCAGGTACTATGTTTTTATTTCGCCTGACAGGTCTTAAATTCTCCACATTTTGACTTCTGAGTATTTAATATCCTTCTATTGTACTGCTTACATCCAATCCTGTATTAACTTGGTGCCATATACTTATATCCCCATCTTTGTGATATCCTGGATTTATTTATTATTCCAATTTTCTTATCATCCCTCTTAAGGTTGTTCTTCTGTTACATATCTCAGTGCTTTCTAGacgtactacttt
This genomic window from Aegilops tauschii subsp. strangulata cultivar AL8/78 chromosome 4, Aet v6.0, whole genome shotgun sequence contains:
- the LOC109743320 gene encoding methyltransferase-like protein 2, whose protein sequence is MDASDELRSLEATGIYRLAGSRAAFVDPVRLLGESYRRFRLVPSAYYSRSFGPSRQGGEAQAEGTAPSPDRKKRKRKRQTKARELNAVERIAEARHQEARPLLISAHNSLLDAKYLLEYLPGMIKGDECRPELETSSENNFVELGGSWRAPFYEMTICFQKPLGQDEAGTCDVQKRSSPLFNRVVRVEENGEAEGEFQGRLYVLPKGSCFMTTDFTHVRDLIPDNPNTGYNLIVIDPPWENGCVRQKEAYPTLPNRNLLYLPVQELAHPAGALVVLWITNREKLRRFVEEELLPSWGVKDPTEFYWLKVKSDGSLIGDLDLFHHRPYECLLLGYINVNREAESGSKFKVLQGSQVIMSVPGAHSRKPPLQKILSEYIPGPKPPRCIELFARELGSGWTSWGNEPLHFQDSAYFSKK